Proteins encoded by one window of Modestobacter marinus:
- the nuoF gene encoding NADH-quinone oxidoreductase subunit NuoF, translating into MPLTPVLTSRFDAPLSWTLDTYERLDGYRALRSALEMAPDDVVALVKDSGLRGRGGAGFPTGMKWSFIPQPKPGETPTGPAAAPKYLVVNADEGEPGTCKDLPLMMADPHSLLEGVIITAYAIRSSFAVIYVRGEAVHAHRRLVAAVQEAYAAGYLGSDVLGSGYDLELVVHAGAGAYICGEETALLDSLEGYRGQPRLKPPFPAVAGLYGSPTVINNVETLASVPYVVRGGADWFKTMGPEKSPGPKIYSLSGRVVHPGQYEAPMGTTMRELLAMAGGVRPGHELKFWTPGGSSTPYFTAEHLDVPLDFDSVAAAGSMLGTTALMVFDETDSIVEATLRFTEFYAHESCGKCTPCREGTYWLVQILERLVHGQGRAADLDLLTDTCDNILGRSFCALGDGATSCIASSLKYFKDDYVALLPAEEQARLGRSLRLEPVGAA; encoded by the coding sequence ATGCCCCTGACCCCTGTCCTCACCTCCCGGTTCGACGCGCCGCTCTCCTGGACCCTGGACACCTACGAGCGGCTGGACGGTTACCGCGCGCTCCGCTCGGCCCTGGAGATGGCGCCGGACGACGTCGTCGCGCTGGTCAAGGACTCCGGCCTGCGCGGCCGCGGCGGTGCCGGCTTCCCGACCGGGATGAAGTGGAGCTTCATCCCGCAGCCCAAGCCGGGGGAGACCCCGACCGGCCCGGCGGCGGCCCCGAAGTACCTGGTGGTCAACGCCGACGAGGGTGAGCCCGGCACCTGCAAGGACCTGCCGCTGATGATGGCCGACCCGCACTCCCTGCTGGAGGGGGTGATCATCACCGCCTACGCGATCCGCTCGAGCTTCGCCGTCATCTACGTCCGCGGTGAGGCGGTGCACGCCCACCGCCGGCTGGTGGCCGCCGTGCAGGAGGCCTACGCCGCCGGGTACCTCGGCAGCGACGTGCTCGGCTCCGGCTACGACCTCGAGCTGGTGGTGCACGCCGGCGCCGGGGCCTACATCTGCGGCGAGGAGACCGCGCTGCTGGACTCCCTGGAGGGCTACCGCGGGCAGCCCCGGCTCAAGCCGCCGTTCCCCGCCGTCGCCGGCCTCTACGGCTCGCCCACGGTGATCAACAACGTGGAGACGCTGGCCAGCGTGCCCTACGTCGTCCGCGGCGGCGCGGACTGGTTCAAGACGATGGGCCCGGAGAAGTCGCCCGGCCCGAAGATCTACTCGCTGTCGGGCCGGGTGGTGCACCCCGGCCAGTACGAGGCCCCGATGGGGACGACGATGCGCGAGCTGCTGGCCATGGCCGGCGGTGTGCGGCCCGGCCACGAGCTGAAGTTCTGGACGCCGGGCGGCTCCTCGACGCCGTACTTCACCGCCGAGCACCTCGACGTCCCGCTGGACTTCGACTCGGTGGCCGCGGCCGGCTCGATGCTCGGCACCACCGCGCTGATGGTCTTCGACGAGACCGACTCGATCGTCGAGGCCACCCTGCGGTTCACCGAGTTCTACGCGCACGAGAGCTGCGGCAAGTGCACCCCGTGCCGGGAGGGCACCTACTGGCTGGTCCAGATCCTGGAGCGGCTGGTGCACGGGCAGGGCCGGGCCGCCGACCTGGACCTGCTCACCGACACCTGCGACAACATCCTCGGCCGCTCGTTCTGCGCCCTCGGCGACGGCGCGACCAGCTGCATCGCCAGCTCGCTGAAGTACTTCAAGGACGACTACGTGGCCCTGCTGCCGGCCGAGGAGCAGGCCCGCCTCGGCCGGTCGCTGCGGCTCGAGCCCGTGGGAGCAGCCTGA
- a CDS encoding NADH-quinone oxidoreductase subunit G, producing the protein MTLTPATPEPAAALPPGAPGPHTPPDAVHCTIDGFPVAVPKGTLIIRAAEQIGVQIPRFCDHPLLDPIGACRQCLVEVEGQRKPVASCTTPVAPDMVVQTQLSSPVADKAQQGTMELLLVNHPLDCPVCDKGGECPLQNQAMSNGRTESRFTDAKRTYPKPLPISSQVLLDRERCVLCARCTRFSQQVAGDPFIELFERGALEQVAIYEDEPFESYFSGNTTQICPVGALTSATYRFRARPFDLRSEPSVCEHCASGCAQRTDYRRGTVTRRLAGEDPAVNQEWNCDKGRYAFRYAASNERLMTPLVRGADGELQPASWPEAWAAAAEGLRAAHAAGGVGVLPGGRLTVEDAYAYAAFARVALGTNDVDARARAHSAEELDFLATHVAGTAPGAGGLSYDDLTAAPAVLLVGFEPEEESPIVFLRLRRAVRTAGQQVFDVAPFTTRAAEKLQATVLTTVPGQEARLLHDLAANPVDGVLAEAAVALFRPGAVILAGERLAEVPGGFTAVSALAAETGARIGWVPRRAGERGAVEAGALPTLLPGGRTVASAADRAAVAQRWGADVPSTPGRDLTGILTAARDGALAGLLVGGVDPADLPDPLLAERALQAARFVVSLELFPTAVTAHADVVLPVAAAPEKAGSYLDWEGRVRPFDATLHGSGQLTDGRALQGLAEHLGVDLRVGSVSEVRAQLIALGGAAQAPDATGGGVAPAPLPELAEDEAVLASWRQLVDVGTLQREEPALAGTARPPVARLGKDAARRLGLADGDPLTVTGPAGAVTLPVRLVEMPDGVVWLPMRSPGSEVRAQLGTGPGSVVRLAGPPPTPAGATSLSSLREAQE; encoded by the coding sequence ATGACCCTCACCCCGGCCACCCCCGAGCCCGCGGCGGCGCTGCCGCCCGGCGCACCCGGCCCGCACACCCCGCCCGACGCCGTGCACTGCACGATCGACGGCTTTCCGGTCGCGGTGCCCAAGGGCACGCTGATCATCCGCGCGGCCGAGCAGATCGGCGTGCAGATCCCGCGGTTCTGCGACCACCCGCTGCTGGACCCGATCGGCGCCTGCCGGCAGTGCCTGGTGGAGGTGGAGGGGCAGCGCAAGCCGGTCGCCTCCTGCACCACCCCGGTGGCCCCGGACATGGTCGTGCAGACCCAGCTGAGCAGCCCGGTCGCGGACAAGGCCCAGCAGGGGACGATGGAGCTGCTGCTGGTCAACCACCCGCTGGACTGCCCGGTCTGCGACAAGGGCGGGGAGTGCCCGCTGCAGAACCAGGCGATGAGCAACGGGCGTACCGAGTCCCGGTTCACCGACGCGAAGCGCACCTACCCCAAGCCGCTGCCGATCAGCTCGCAGGTGCTGCTGGACCGCGAGCGCTGCGTGCTCTGCGCCCGGTGCACCCGGTTCAGCCAGCAGGTCGCCGGTGACCCGTTCATCGAGCTGTTCGAGCGCGGGGCGCTGGAGCAGGTGGCGATCTACGAGGACGAGCCGTTCGAGTCCTACTTCTCCGGCAACACCACCCAGATCTGCCCGGTCGGCGCGCTGACCAGCGCCACGTACCGGTTCCGCGCCCGCCCGTTCGACCTGCGCAGCGAGCCCAGCGTCTGCGAGCACTGCGCCAGCGGCTGCGCCCAGCGCACCGACTACCGGCGCGGCACGGTCACCCGCCGGCTGGCCGGCGAGGACCCGGCGGTCAACCAGGAGTGGAACTGCGACAAGGGCCGCTACGCCTTCCGCTACGCCGCCAGCAACGAGCGGCTGATGACGCCGCTGGTGCGGGGGGCGGACGGCGAGCTCCAGCCCGCGTCCTGGCCGGAGGCGTGGGCCGCCGCGGCCGAGGGGCTGCGTGCCGCGCACGCGGCCGGCGGGGTCGGGGTGCTCCCCGGTGGCCGGCTGACCGTCGAGGACGCCTACGCCTACGCCGCCTTCGCCCGCGTCGCGCTGGGCACCAACGACGTCGACGCCCGGGCCCGCGCGCACTCCGCCGAGGAGCTGGACTTCCTGGCCACGCACGTCGCCGGCACCGCGCCCGGGGCCGGCGGGCTCAGCTACGACGACCTGACCGCCGCCCCGGCGGTGCTGCTGGTCGGCTTCGAGCCCGAGGAGGAGTCGCCGATCGTCTTCCTGCGGCTGCGCCGGGCGGTCCGGACGGCGGGCCAGCAGGTCTTCGACGTCGCCCCGTTCACCACCCGGGCCGCGGAGAAGCTGCAGGCCACCGTGCTGACCACCGTCCCGGGGCAGGAGGCCCGGCTGCTGCACGACCTGGCCGCCAACCCGGTGGACGGCGTGCTGGCCGAGGCCGCCGTGGCGCTGTTCCGCCCGGGCGCGGTCATCCTGGCCGGCGAGCGGCTGGCCGAGGTGCCGGGCGGCTTCACCGCGGTCAGCGCCCTCGCCGCCGAGACCGGCGCCCGGATCGGCTGGGTGCCGCGCCGGGCGGGGGAGCGGGGTGCGGTCGAGGCCGGCGCTCTGCCGACGCTGCTCCCCGGCGGCCGCACCGTCGCCAGCGCGGCCGACCGGGCCGCCGTCGCCCAGCGGTGGGGGGCCGACGTCCCGTCGACCCCGGGCCGCGACCTCACCGGCATCCTCACCGCCGCGCGGGACGGCGCCTTGGCCGGCCTGCTCGTCGGCGGCGTGGACCCCGCGGACCTGCCCGACCCGCTGCTGGCCGAGCGGGCGCTGCAGGCGGCCCGGTTCGTGGTCAGCCTGGAGCTGTTCCCGACCGCGGTCACCGCGCACGCCGACGTCGTCCTGCCGGTCGCCGCCGCCCCGGAGAAGGCCGGCAGCTACCTGGACTGGGAGGGGCGGGTCCGCCCGTTCGACGCCACCCTGCACGGCAGCGGCCAGCTGACCGACGGCCGGGCGCTCCAGGGCCTGGCCGAGCACCTGGGCGTCGACCTGCGGGTCGGGTCGGTGAGCGAGGTCCGCGCCCAGCTGATCGCCCTCGGCGGCGCGGCCCAGGCACCCGACGCGACCGGCGGCGGCGTCGCGCCGGCGCCGCTGCCGGAGCTGGCCGAAGACGAGGCGGTGCTCGCCTCCTGGCGGCAGCTGGTCGACGTCGGCACGCTGCAGCGGGAGGAGCCGGCGCTGGCCGGCACCGCCCGGCCGCCGGTCGCCCGGCTGGGCAAGGACGCCGCCCGCCGGCTCGGCCTGGCCGACGGCGACCCGCTCACCGTCACCGGCCCGGCCGGGGCGGTCACCCTGCCGGTGCGGCTGGTCGAGATGCCCGACGGCGTGGTCTGGCTGCCGATGCGCTCCCCGGGCAGCGAGGTCCGCGCCCAGCTCGGCACCGGCCCCGGCTCCGTCGTCCGGCTCGCCGGGCCGCCGCCCACCCCGGCCGGCGCGACCTCCCTCTCCAGCCTGCGGGAGGCCCAGGAGTGA
- the nuoH gene encoding NADH-quinone oxidoreductase subunit NuoH, whose protein sequence is MTVFAAADQPTLEDFGNDVWWIVLIKIVGIFGVLVLMTLFAIVFERKVVARMQQRIGPNRVGPRGYLQSLADGLKLAFKEDIMPALADKPVYFLAPVIATIPAFLAFSVIPLGPTVSIFGERTPLQLIDSPIGVLIVLACSAMGVYGIVLGGWASGSTYPLLGSLRSAAQMISYEIAMGLSIVAVFLYAGSMSTSEIVAAQADGTELSFFGLEFTGPSWFAVLLPVSFVIYVIAVVGETNRAPFDLPEAESELVGGFHTEYSSLKFALFFLAEYINIVTVSALAATLFLGGWRAPWPISIWDGANTGWWPLLWFFAKVVVALFVFVWLRGTLPRLRYDQFMRFGWKVLVPVGLVWILVVATLRAVARESDLDAGQVAVFVGVPIALVLLGGLLLASRMRNRDTRVAAREAAAGGPAPAEPQVLDPRGRDRAPGGFPVPPMDLVVPPSPRLRRRESVGAGTVVGTGRRTSSTTPEEDDDV, encoded by the coding sequence GTGACCGTCTTCGCCGCCGCCGACCAGCCGACGCTGGAGGACTTCGGGAACGACGTCTGGTGGATCGTGCTCATCAAGATCGTCGGCATCTTCGGGGTGCTGGTGCTGATGACGCTGTTCGCCATCGTCTTCGAGCGCAAGGTCGTCGCCCGGATGCAGCAGCGGATCGGCCCCAACCGGGTCGGGCCGCGGGGCTACCTGCAGAGCCTCGCCGACGGCCTGAAGCTGGCGTTCAAGGAGGACATCATGCCGGCGCTGGCCGACAAGCCGGTGTACTTCCTGGCGCCGGTCATCGCCACCATCCCGGCCTTCCTGGCCTTCTCGGTCATCCCGCTGGGGCCGACGGTCAGCATCTTCGGCGAGCGCACGCCGCTGCAGCTCATCGACTCCCCGATCGGGGTGCTCATCGTGCTGGCCTGCTCGGCGATGGGCGTCTACGGCATCGTGCTCGGTGGCTGGGCCTCCGGGTCGACGTACCCGCTGCTCGGCTCGCTGCGCAGTGCGGCGCAGATGATCAGCTACGAGATCGCGATGGGCCTGTCGATCGTCGCGGTGTTCCTCTACGCCGGCTCGATGTCGACCTCGGAGATCGTGGCCGCCCAGGCCGACGGCACCGAGCTCTCCTTCTTCGGCCTGGAGTTCACCGGCCCCAGCTGGTTCGCCGTCCTGCTGCCGGTCTCCTTCGTCATCTACGTCATCGCCGTGGTGGGCGAGACCAACCGGGCGCCCTTCGACCTCCCCGAGGCCGAGAGCGAGCTGGTCGGCGGGTTCCACACCGAGTACTCGTCGCTGAAGTTCGCCCTGTTCTTCCTGGCCGAGTACATCAACATCGTCACCGTCTCCGCGCTGGCCGCGACGCTGTTCCTCGGCGGCTGGCGGGCGCCCTGGCCGATCTCGATCTGGGACGGCGCCAACACCGGCTGGTGGCCGCTGCTGTGGTTCTTCGCCAAGGTCGTCGTCGCGCTGTTCGTCTTCGTCTGGCTCCGCGGCACCCTGCCCCGGCTCCGCTACGACCAGTTCATGAGGTTCGGCTGGAAGGTGCTGGTCCCGGTCGGGCTGGTCTGGATCCTCGTCGTCGCGACGCTGCGCGCCGTCGCCCGCGAGTCGGACCTGGACGCCGGTCAGGTCGCCGTCTTCGTCGGGGTGCCGATCGCACTGGTGCTGCTGGGCGGCCTGCTCCTGGCCTCCCGGATGCGCAACCGGGACACCCGGGTCGCCGCCCGTGAGGCCGCTGCCGGCGGTCCGGCGCCGGCCGAGCCGCAGGTGCTGGACCCCCGGGGCCGGGACCGGGCGCCCGGCGGGTTCCCGGTGCCCCCGATGGACCTGGTCGTCCCGCCCTCGCCGCGGCTGCGCCGTCGCGAGTCCGTCGGCGCCGGGACCGTGGTCGGCACCGGCCGGCGCACCAGCTCGACCACGCCCGAGGAGGACGACGATGTCTGA
- the nuoI gene encoding NADH-quinone oxidoreductase subunit NuoI, protein MSEPTPPPVTSGASAGAGPARRESSAVARQSSTAPATTAPGKRSSWLPGPAQGFGVTFATMFKKVTTEEYPEVPKQTKPRYHGRHVLNRHPDGLEKCVGCELCAWACPADAIYVEGGDNTEDARFSPGERYGAVYQINYLRCIFCGLCIEACPTRSLTMSNDFELADDDRQALIYTKEQLMAPLLPGMEQPPHPMRLGENEQDYYVRAPQPGSAAEPVVGERA, encoded by the coding sequence ATGTCTGAGCCCACCCCGCCGCCCGTCACGTCAGGTGCCTCCGCCGGGGCCGGCCCGGCCCGGCGGGAGAGCAGTGCGGTCGCCCGGCAGTCCTCGACGGCGCCGGCCACCACGGCCCCCGGCAAGCGGTCCAGCTGGCTGCCCGGGCCCGCCCAGGGGTTCGGGGTCACCTTCGCCACGATGTTCAAGAAGGTGACGACGGAGGAGTACCCCGAGGTCCCCAAGCAGACCAAGCCCCGCTACCACGGTCGGCACGTGCTCAACCGGCACCCCGACGGCCTGGAGAAGTGCGTCGGCTGCGAGCTCTGCGCCTGGGCCTGCCCGGCCGACGCCATCTACGTCGAGGGCGGGGACAACACCGAGGACGCCCGCTTCTCCCCGGGTGAGCGCTACGGCGCCGTCTACCAGATCAACTACCTGCGCTGCATCTTCTGCGGGTTGTGCATCGAGGCCTGCCCGACCCGGTCGCTGACGATGAGCAACGACTTCGAGCTCGCCGACGACGACCGCCAGGCGCTGATCTACACCAAGGAGCAGCTGATGGCCCCGCTGCTGCCCGGGATGGAGCAGCCGCCGCACCCGATGCGGCTGGGCGAGAACGAGCAGGACTACTACGTGCGGGCCCCGCAGCCCGGGTCCGCCGCCGAGCCGGTGGTCGGGGAGCGGGCATGA
- a CDS encoding NADH-quinone oxidoreductase subunit J: protein MTVLAPTVLAAAADTGVVIGTGETIVFWVLAPVALAGALGMVLSRNAVHSALWLVATMLSLGVFYVVQEAPFLGAAQIIVYTGAIMILFLFVLMLVGRETSDSVVETLRGQRVAAIVLGIGFAGLVGAGIARATEDLPVAGLTAVQGTAGGPAAGNVEAIAAVLYGRFVLAFEVTGALLIVAAVGALLLTHTEREPGTQRSQKERSQARFLTDRPQTLPGPGVYARANSIAAPGRLPDGGLAPSSFATGVEPVRVDELPRTGSVGAEREGLPHAGGTDAALGTIGGGTTGPVPGSGTTGPVPGSGQEAPR, encoded by the coding sequence ATGACCGTGCTCGCCCCGACCGTCCTGGCGGCAGCGGCCGACACCGGGGTGGTCATCGGCACCGGGGAGACCATCGTCTTCTGGGTGCTCGCCCCGGTGGCCCTGGCCGGCGCGCTGGGGATGGTGCTGTCCCGCAACGCCGTTCACTCCGCGCTCTGGCTGGTCGCCACCATGCTGAGCCTGGGCGTCTTCTACGTCGTCCAGGAGGCGCCGTTCCTGGGCGCGGCGCAGATCATCGTCTACACCGGCGCGATCATGATCCTGTTCCTCTTCGTGCTCATGCTGGTCGGCCGGGAGACGTCGGACTCGGTCGTCGAGACGCTGCGCGGGCAGCGGGTGGCGGCGATCGTGCTGGGGATCGGCTTCGCCGGGCTGGTCGGCGCCGGCATCGCGCGGGCCACCGAGGACCTGCCGGTCGCCGGGCTCACCGCGGTGCAGGGCACCGCGGGCGGGCCGGCCGCCGGCAACGTCGAGGCGATCGCCGCCGTGCTCTACGGCCGCTTCGTGCTGGCCTTCGAGGTCACCGGCGCCCTGCTCATCGTGGCCGCCGTCGGCGCGCTGCTGCTCACCCACACCGAACGGGAGCCCGGCACCCAGCGCAGCCAGAAGGAGCGCTCCCAGGCCAGGTTCCTCACCGACCGGCCGCAGACGCTGCCCGGCCCCGGCGTCTACGCGCGGGCCAACTCCATCGCCGCGCCCGGCCGGCTGCCCGACGGCGGCCTGGCGCCGAGCAGCTTCGCCACCGGCGTCGAGCCCGTCCGGGTCGACGAGCTGCCGCGCACCGGCAGCGTCGGCGCCGAGCGGGAGGGGCTGCCGCACGCCGGGGGCACCGACGCCGCCCTCGGCACGATCGGCGGCGGCACCACCGGCCCGGTCCCCGGCAGCGGCACCACCGGCCCGGTCCCCGGCAGCGGCCAGGAGGCGCCCCGATGA
- the nuoK gene encoding NADH-quinone oxidoreductase subunit NuoK, with protein sequence MTITNYLVLAAILFTIGAVGVLVRRNAIVVFMCIELMLNSVNLTLITFARSTGTVEGQVIALFVMVVAAAEVVVGLAIIMSIYRTRRSASVDDVNLLKY encoded by the coding sequence ATGACGATCACCAACTACCTGGTGCTGGCGGCGATCCTGTTCACCATCGGCGCCGTGGGCGTCCTGGTGCGGCGCAACGCCATCGTGGTGTTCATGTGCATCGAGCTGATGCTCAACTCGGTGAACCTGACCCTGATCACCTTCGCCCGGAGCACCGGGACGGTCGAGGGCCAGGTCATCGCCTTGTTCGTGATGGTCGTCGCCGCCGCGGAGGTGGTCGTCGGCCTGGCCATCATCATGTCGATCTACCGCACCCGCCGCTCGGCCTCGGTCGACGACGTCAACCTGCTGAAGTACTGA
- the nuoL gene encoding NADH-quinone oxidoreductase subunit L, whose amino-acid sequence MNEVVPASVPVDGLLSVTWLVIVLPLAGAALLLLGGRRTDRWGHLLATGTVVASFALAVGCTLALVDRAGRTVSLDLFTFIDTGSLDVTAGLLFDPLSAVFVLLITGVGALIHVYSIGYMAHDPGRRRFFAYLNLFVAAMLLLVLGNSYVALYVGWEGVGLASYLLIAFWYTRPAAATAAKKAFLMNRVGDVGLALAIFVMFAQLGTTSYAGVFGSVGLLAGGTVTAIGLLLLLGACGKSGQFPLQAWLPDAMEGPTPVSALIHAATMVTAGVYLIARSAPVYDATPTARTVVLAVGAVTLLIGAIAGCAHDDIKKVLAYSTVSQIGYMFLAVGLGPVGYAAAIAHLLAHGFFKAGLFLGAGSVMHAMDDSVDMRRFGGLARKLPVTFVTFGLGYLALIGFPFLSGWWTKDAIIEAALDRGGVSGWVLGGVAVLGAGLTAFYMTRLMLMTFFGRPRWEDGVHPHEAPAVMTAPMVLLAVGSVAAGALLVAVFPLSGWLEPVFGEPEEAAHLVSPLVVSIVVTVVVALGALTAWLYVGRREVPTTAPARVSPVVAAARRGLYADTVNESLVMRPGIYLTRALVWLDARGVDGAVNGTAAALGGSSARLGRVQTGFVRSYALGMLGGAVLIAGALFAVTA is encoded by the coding sequence GTGAACGAGGTCGTGCCTGCGTCGGTCCCGGTCGACGGGCTGTTGTCCGTCACGTGGCTGGTGATCGTGCTGCCGCTGGCCGGTGCGGCGCTGTTGCTGCTCGGCGGGCGGCGCACCGACCGCTGGGGGCACCTGCTGGCCACCGGCACCGTGGTCGCGTCCTTCGCCCTCGCCGTGGGCTGCACCCTCGCGCTGGTCGACCGGGCCGGCCGCACGGTGAGCCTGGACCTGTTCACCTTCATCGACACCGGCAGCCTCGACGTCACCGCCGGGCTGCTGTTCGACCCGCTGTCGGCGGTCTTCGTCCTGCTGATCACCGGGGTCGGTGCGCTGATCCACGTCTACTCGATCGGCTACATGGCGCACGACCCCGGCCGCCGCCGGTTCTTCGCCTACCTCAACCTCTTCGTCGCGGCGATGCTGCTGCTGGTCCTGGGCAACAGCTACGTGGCCCTCTACGTCGGCTGGGAGGGCGTCGGCCTGGCGTCCTACCTGCTGATCGCGTTCTGGTACACCCGCCCGGCGGCCGCCACGGCGGCCAAGAAGGCCTTCCTGATGAACCGGGTCGGGGACGTCGGCCTCGCGCTGGCGATCTTCGTGATGTTCGCCCAGCTCGGGACGACGTCCTACGCCGGCGTCTTCGGCTCGGTGGGGCTGCTCGCCGGCGGAACCGTCACCGCGATCGGGCTGCTCCTGCTGCTCGGTGCCTGCGGCAAGTCCGGCCAGTTCCCGCTGCAGGCCTGGCTGCCCGACGCGATGGAGGGCCCGACACCGGTCTCGGCGCTGATCCACGCGGCCACGATGGTGACCGCCGGGGTCTACCTGATCGCCCGGAGCGCCCCGGTCTACGACGCCACGCCCACCGCCCGCACCGTCGTCCTGGCCGTCGGCGCGGTCACCCTGCTGATCGGCGCCATCGCCGGCTGCGCCCACGACGACATCAAGAAGGTGCTGGCCTACTCCACGGTCAGCCAGATCGGCTACATGTTCCTGGCCGTGGGGCTCGGCCCGGTCGGCTACGCGGCCGCCATCGCCCACCTGCTGGCCCACGGCTTCTTCAAGGCCGGGCTCTTCCTCGGCGCCGGCTCGGTCATGCACGCGATGGACGACTCCGTCGACATGCGCCGCTTCGGCGGCCTGGCCCGGAAGCTGCCCGTCACCTTCGTCACCTTCGGGCTGGGGTACCTGGCGCTGATCGGCTTCCCGTTCCTGTCCGGCTGGTGGACCAAGGACGCGATCATCGAGGCGGCGCTGGACCGCGGCGGCGTCTCCGGATGGGTGCTCGGCGGGGTCGCCGTCCTCGGCGCCGGGCTCACCGCCTTCTACATGACCCGGCTGATGCTGATGACCTTCTTCGGCCGGCCGCGCTGGGAGGACGGCGTGCACCCGCACGAGGCCCCGGCGGTGATGACGGCGCCGATGGTGCTGCTCGCCGTCGGGTCGGTCGCCGCGGGCGCCCTGCTGGTGGCGGTCTTCCCGCTCAGCGGCTGGCTGGAGCCGGTCTTCGGGGAGCCGGAGGAGGCCGCGCACCTGGTGTCGCCGCTGGTGGTCAGCATCGTCGTCACCGTGGTCGTCGCCCTCGGGGCGCTCACCGCCTGGCTGTACGTCGGCCGCCGCGAGGTGCCGACGACGGCGCCGGCCCGCGTCTCGCCGGTGGTCGCCGCCGCCCGCCGCGGGCTCTACGCAGACACCGTCAACGAGTCGCTGGTCATGCGCCCCGGGATCTACCTGACCCGCGCCCTGGTCTGGCTGGACGCCCGCGGGGTGGACGGCGCGGTCAACGGCACGGCCGCGGCCCTGGGCGGGAGCTCGGCGCGGCTGGGCCGGGTGCAGACCGGGTTCGTCCGCAGCTACGCCCTCGGCATGCTCGGCGGCGCGGTGCTGATCGCCGGCGCGCTGTTCGCGGTGACGGCATGA
- a CDS encoding NADH-quinone oxidoreductase subunit M — translation MSDVPWLVLMIVVPAVGAAVVAALPAAREALARRLALAVSLLVLLLAVLTTVAFDPDGERFQLTTSVAWIPDFGVDFALGVDGIALSMLLLIGVLVPIVVGASWRDAPVPRPGRPARSMTAFWAWLLLLESLMVGVFAATDVFLFYVFFEAMLVPMYFLIGSFGGENRQYAAVKFFLYSLLGGLVMLASVIGLYVVSNSQLGEGTFAFDALRQLEIDPNVQKLLFAGFFLAFAIKAPLVPFHTWLPDSGAEAPIGGAVLLVGVLDKVGTFGFLRYCLPLFPDASRDLAPWVLVLAVAGIIYAALLAVGQSDMKRLVSYTSIAHFGFIALGIFAFTTEAATGAVLYMVNHGIATGLLFIVVGMVIARGGSRQIRDYGGLAARTPVLAGVFLLAGLASLALPGTNSFVSEFLVLIGAFPTRPVFTIIATAGIVLAALYVLLMYQRVMHGPPRGVLLADTDADPDDRPEDGDLSAGPVGGPHGATAVLDAPVRARLRAVRDLSGREIAVVTPLVALILVLGVYPQPLIDLVSPAVEATMTDIGVDPGGSTPAAPGTGTGGTD, via the coding sequence GTGAGCGACGTCCCCTGGCTGGTCCTGATGATCGTCGTCCCGGCGGTCGGCGCCGCCGTGGTCGCGGCGCTGCCGGCCGCCCGGGAGGCCCTGGCCCGCCGGCTCGCGCTGGCGGTGAGCCTGCTGGTGCTGCTGCTCGCCGTGCTGACCACCGTCGCCTTCGACCCCGACGGCGAGCGGTTCCAGCTGACCACCTCGGTCGCCTGGATCCCCGACTTCGGGGTCGACTTCGCCCTCGGCGTCGACGGCATCGCGCTGTCGATGCTGCTGCTGATCGGCGTGCTGGTGCCGATCGTGGTCGGCGCCTCCTGGCGGGACGCCCCGGTGCCCCGGCCGGGCCGCCCGGCGCGGTCGATGACCGCCTTCTGGGCGTGGCTGCTGCTGCTCGAGTCGCTGATGGTCGGGGTCTTCGCCGCCACCGACGTCTTCCTGTTCTACGTCTTCTTCGAGGCCATGCTCGTGCCGATGTACTTCCTGATCGGCAGCTTCGGCGGGGAGAACCGGCAGTACGCCGCGGTCAAGTTCTTCCTGTACAGCCTGCTCGGCGGCCTGGTCATGCTCGCCTCGGTGATCGGGCTGTACGTGGTCAGCAACTCCCAGCTGGGCGAGGGCACCTTCGCCTTCGACGCGCTGCGCCAGCTGGAGATCGACCCGAACGTGCAGAAGCTGCTCTTCGCCGGGTTCTTCCTCGCCTTCGCGATCAAGGCGCCGCTGGTGCCCTTCCACACCTGGCTGCCCGACTCCGGCGCCGAGGCCCCCATCGGCGGCGCCGTGCTCCTGGTCGGGGTGCTGGACAAGGTCGGCACCTTCGGCTTCCTGCGCTACTGCCTCCCGCTGTTCCCCGACGCCTCCCGCGACCTGGCCCCCTGGGTGCTGGTGCTCGCGGTCGCCGGGATCATCTACGCGGCACTGCTCGCCGTCGGGCAGAGCGACATGAAGCGGCTGGTGTCCTACACCTCGATCGCCCACTTCGGCTTCATCGCGCTGGGCATCTTCGCCTTCACCACCGAGGCGGCCACCGGCGCGGTGCTCTACATGGTCAACCACGGCATCGCCACCGGCCTGCTGTTCATCGTCGTCGGCATGGTGATCGCCCGCGGCGGCTCCCGGCAGATCCGCGACTACGGCGGGCTGGCCGCCAGGACGCCGGTGCTGGCCGGGGTCTTCCTGCTCGCCGGGCTGGCCTCCCTCGCGCTGCCGGGCACCAACAGCTTCGTCAGCGAGTTCCTGGTGCTCATCGGGGCGTTCCCGACCCGGCCGGTGTTCACGATCATCGCCACCGCCGGGATCGTGCTGGCCGCCCTCTACGTGCTGCTGATGTACCAGCGGGTCATGCACGGCCCGCCGCGCGGCGTGCTCCTGGCCGACACCGACGCCGACCCCGACGACCGCCCTGAGGACGGCGACCTGTCCGCCGGACCCGTCGGTGGGCCGCACGGCGCGACCGCCGTGCTCGACGCGCCGGTGCGGGCGCGGCTGCGGGCCGTCCGGGACCTGTCCGGGCGGGAGATCGCCGTCGTCACGCCGCTGGTCGCCCTGATCCTGGTGCTCGGGGTGTACCCGCAGCCGCTGATCGACCTGGTCAGCCCGGCGGTCGAGGCGACCATGACCGACATCGGCGTCGACCCCGGGGGCAGCACGCCGGCTGCACCGGGCACCGGGACCGGGGGGACCGACTGA